TTTCTGCCTacataattaatttaaaatacacgTTTGAACAAATTCTGCACTTCAGTTTAGAAAACAAATTCAGTCGCTATTATCCAGAAGCCAGCCAAGGCTGGAATGCATTGCTGTAGGTGCTGTCCAAGAGGGACTACAGGCTCTCTGCCCCAAGGAGCTTATATAGTCATGACAGACCGCTGGTAAAACCACGGCAGGGAACTGAATCACAGAGAAAGCAATGTTTCCTTTCCTGTTCCCTTAGAAATAAAGCAGCCAGTATTAGGTGATCTGGCTGGCGGTGCAGAGTCGGTGCCCGGTGGCTGGGCAGCAATGGGTGCTAGAGGAGGGGAGCTCGGGGGCTGTCGGCAGAGCCCGGACACAGCACGCCCTTACCAGATGTGGAGGCAGCTGAGCGTCGCGAAGACGATCCCCACAACCAGGGCCATCGGAATGGCGAGGACCAGAGTCAGGACTTTGTAGATCACGTACTTGCTGAGCTCAAACAGAGCGTGGCTGCAGATCCAGACCTTGTCGAAGGAATGGGTGAGCTCGGGCTCCGCGATCACGTCCTCGAACCCCACCTGGAAGAAGAGGAGGCTCTACCGTCACGGGGAGCTGGGCCCCGGAGAGCCCGCGGGGGACGCCCCTCGCCGAGGACccgagccccggccccggccccgcccgcccccggcccggcccggcccgcacCTGCAGGTGGGAGTTCAGCCCGTGGGGGTCGCGGTCCAGCTCGTCCTCCGCGCACTTCTCCGCGTCCGACAGCGCGGGGCCGCCGCTCCGCGGGAAGTTGTCGTCGTCGTCCATGAAGATGCGGGTGTCCACTTTCTCCGTCTCCAGCCCCAtggcgctgccgccgctgcgcggctccggcccggccctgccccgtccgccgccgctgccccgccgggccgggccggggcggagcggggctgcCCGGGACACGCCCCGCGGGCCGCGCCGCCGGCGGGAGCCCTGCGGAGCCCCGGGACCCGCGGGCCGGGGTCGGGCTGGGCGCCCTccggcagcccctgcccctcgCCCTGGCCGCCGCTCGGTGAGcgccgagccctccccggggctgccccggccgcGCTGGGTTTCCCCTTCGTCTGCGGCGCCCGGCTGGCCTTTGTCAGCGCTTGTGGCATCGCAACAacaggcagcaggaacagagaGCGGAGGGGATTGTGCTTGGGCCACGCTGGGCCGTGTCTGTGGTCCCTTTGCAGCTGTAGGGGAAACAGGGAAAGACGGGGGAGGAGAGGTGGGTCACCCCTGCCCGCCGAGGTTCCCGTGCCCGGCCCCGCTGGCCCCTCACACTCCAGCGGGATTTACTTGACTCCTGCTGCTTAAACTGCCTAATTTTTGCCGGAATAAAATACTGCATCTGCCATTCCAAGTATTTTCATGCCTTCTTTGGGTTTTAACTTCAGTCCATACAAATTATTTCCTCTATTTTATTTGTGAATGTGTTTTAAACATCAGAGTGATCTGTATAAAGTCACAAAACTATTATAATGACTATTATAATGCTAAAAGTACCTGTTAATATTGATATGCAGAGTGATCTCATGAGCTGCCAGGAATTCATTCTTGCTGCATTCAATAACCAAAGTCACCTGTCAGTCTCAGACAGAAGTGATATTACTAATCAATCATTCAGACCTGTTAAATTAGAGAGGAAGTTGCTACTTTTAACTTCCTTTAATTTTCACCACTACAATAAGTTAAGAAGAGCTTTAAGCTTTAAAAAGCTCACAAGAAAGTGATATAAAAAACAACTATTCAAAATTTGGGTATGATATCACTTGTTAGAATACTCAGGTTCATGCTGCATTTTTCTTGTCAGAAACTTCTGCAGAAAAGCTTTGCATCTATGTGTAACTCCTATTGATGGGCTTTTTTCTCCCATATTAGTGAGCTTAGTGATGCTCATGTAAATGTTTTGGACTAGATCTAAGAAGCCAGCAAATCCGAGTTTACAATAGGTTCAAAGGCAAGCAAAGGAGCAGCGTGATGACTCAAGACATATGAGCTGCATTTCTGCCCTGCTTTCCCCTTGcccctcctgccttcctccaTTACTCTTTGCTCCATGAgtgagaagaataaaaaaacaaTTGGAGTTGAGGTTCTGCCCTACCTTTCAGTGTGCTTCTGTTCAGCAACTGTTACTTTTTTTGCCTATTGATATGGGGATGTGAGTGCAGCCCAAAGGCATTCATCACGTTTCTGGTAGCTGCTTGTGTTAGGCACAGAAATTTGGATTTGGTGCTTCTGAAAAGCAAGGTAGGAGGCAGCAACACAGGCTCCCAAACTAGCTCCTTAGTTAGGGGGGGCTAGGCTGACAGAAGTCAGACCACACTGGTTTGTACCAACTATTTCCTACTTCTCCCCCACTAGAGACATGGATCAGGTACATGTGCGCAACCTGGGAGTTGCTTTTGAGCAGCTCTGCCCATTTCCCAACCCCTCCTGCTGCATCTCACTCAAACcaaccagctggagctgcga
The nucleotide sequence above comes from Passer domesticus isolate bPasDom1 chromosome 5, bPasDom1.hap1, whole genome shotgun sequence. Encoded proteins:
- the CAV2 gene encoding caveolin-2, whose amino-acid sequence is MGLETEKVDTRIFMDDDDNFPRSGGPALSDAEKCAEDELDRDPHGLNSHLQVGFEDVIAEPELTHSFDKVWICSHALFELSKYVIYKVLTLVLAIPMALVVGIVFATLSCLHIWVVVPFVKTCLMVLPSVQTVWKSLTDVFVVPFFHSLGRCFAMVNIRLDQE